From Musa acuminata AAA Group cultivar baxijiao chromosome BXJ3-8, Cavendish_Baxijiao_AAA, whole genome shotgun sequence, one genomic window encodes:
- the LOC103994017 gene encoding large ribosomal subunit protein eL36x, which translates to MAPPQPNTGLFVGLNKGHIVTRRELPPRPSSRKGKTSKRVHFVRNLIREVAGFAPYEKRITELLKVGKDKRALKVAKRKLGTHKRAKKKREEMANVLRKMRSAGVSEKKK; encoded by the exons ATGGCCCCTCCTCAGCCGAACACCGGTCTCTTTGTTGGGCTCAACAAAGGGCACATCGTCACCAGGAGGGAGTTGCCCCCTCGTCCTTCCAGCAGAAAAGGG AAAACTAGCAAGAGGGTGCATTTTGTTAGGAACTTGATCAGGGAAGTGGCTGGGTTTGCACCTTATGAGAAGAGGATTACGGAGCTGTTGAAAGTTGGAAAGGACAAGCGTGCACTGAAAGTTGCTAAGAGAAAGCTGGGTACACACAAGAGAGCcaaaaagaagagagaggagaTGGCTAATGTTCTCCGGAAGATGAG GTCTGCTGGAGTGAGCGAAAAGAAGAAATGA
- the LOC103994016 gene encoding dof zinc finger protein DOF5.1 isoform X1, which translates to MVFSSVPTYLDPPERNQSFQFLAAAGGGSEASQLFPRLEAQGTEAGVAAAGSARPISMAERALLAKIPHPEQPHKCPRCDSSDTKFCYFNNYSLSQPRHFCKTCRRYWTRGGALRNVPVGGACRRNKRNKSSGSSSKSTATTSTADRRAGTSSSSSTAAGGGNAERPFFSAMHTLVDPAGYQVGRSSLGVGLERWRKPQIQQFPFLGGLEPRPEPPAYRLNGEGVVSAKIEDNSHGLRLPRQCSDLLGTEQYWSGGGGEGGSTNSGGWATQLSRWNPTFAMGWRRNNRSNQGRRT; encoded by the exons atggtTTTCTCCTCTGTCCCAACCTATCTGGATCCACCTGAACGGAACCAG AGCTTTCAGTTTCTGGCCGCTGCAGGCGGAGGCAGCGAGGCTTCTCAGCTCTTCCCGAGGTTGGAAGCGCAGGGAACGGAAGCTGGTGTGGCAGCTGCAGGGTCGGCCAGGCCTATCTCCATGGCAGAACGAGCTCTCCTCGCGAAGATCCCACATCCCGAGCAGCCGCACAAGTGCCCGCGGTGCGACTCCAGcgacaccaagttctgctacttcaATAACTATTCCCTCTCGCAGCCCCGCCACTTCTGCAAGACCTGTCGACGCTACTGGACCCGAGGCGGCGCCCTCCGAAACGTCCCTGTGGGCGGAGCCTGCCGTCGCAACAAGCGGAACAAATCCTCGGGAAGCTCCTCCAAATCAACCGCCACTACCTCCACCGCTGACCGTCGGGCTGGTACCTCATCCTCATCCTCCACCGCCGCGGGCGGTGGTAACGCCGAGCGACCCTTCTTCTCCGCCATGCACACTCTCGTCGATCCGGCAGGGTATCAGGTAGGAAGGAGCAGCCTGGGTGTCGGGCTCGAGCGGTGGAGGAAACCACAGATCCAGCAATTCCCTTTCCTGGGAGGACTAGAGCCACGACCAGAGCCGCCCGCGTACCGTCTCAACGGAGAAGGCGTAGTTTCGGCGAAGATAGAAGACAACTCCCACGGGCTACGTTTGCCAAGGCAGTGTTCAGATCTTCTCGGAACTGAGCAATActggagtggtggtggtggtgaaggcGGCAGCACCAACAGCGGAGGTTGGGCGACACAGCTATCG CGTTGGAACCCTACTTTTGCCATGGGTTGGAGAAGGAACAACCGGAGTAATCAAGGAAGAAGAACATGA
- the LOC103994016 gene encoding dof zinc finger protein DOF5.1 isoform X2, with translation MVFSSVPTYLDPPERNQSFQFLAAAGGGSEASQLFPRLEAQGTEAGVAAAGSARPISMAERALLAKIPHPEQPHKCPRCDSSDTKFCYFNNYSLSQPRHFCKTCRRYWTRGGALRNVPVGGACRRNKRNKSSGSSSKSTATTSTADRRAGTSSSSSTAAGGGNAERPFFSAMHTLVDPAGYQVGRSSLGVGLERWRKPQIQQFPFLGGLEPRPEPPAYRLNGEGVVSAKIEDNSHGLRLPRQCSDLLGTEQYWSGGGGEGGSTNSGGWATQLSDVT, from the exons atggtTTTCTCCTCTGTCCCAACCTATCTGGATCCACCTGAACGGAACCAG AGCTTTCAGTTTCTGGCCGCTGCAGGCGGAGGCAGCGAGGCTTCTCAGCTCTTCCCGAGGTTGGAAGCGCAGGGAACGGAAGCTGGTGTGGCAGCTGCAGGGTCGGCCAGGCCTATCTCCATGGCAGAACGAGCTCTCCTCGCGAAGATCCCACATCCCGAGCAGCCGCACAAGTGCCCGCGGTGCGACTCCAGcgacaccaagttctgctacttcaATAACTATTCCCTCTCGCAGCCCCGCCACTTCTGCAAGACCTGTCGACGCTACTGGACCCGAGGCGGCGCCCTCCGAAACGTCCCTGTGGGCGGAGCCTGCCGTCGCAACAAGCGGAACAAATCCTCGGGAAGCTCCTCCAAATCAACCGCCACTACCTCCACCGCTGACCGTCGGGCTGGTACCTCATCCTCATCCTCCACCGCCGCGGGCGGTGGTAACGCCGAGCGACCCTTCTTCTCCGCCATGCACACTCTCGTCGATCCGGCAGGGTATCAGGTAGGAAGGAGCAGCCTGGGTGTCGGGCTCGAGCGGTGGAGGAAACCACAGATCCAGCAATTCCCTTTCCTGGGAGGACTAGAGCCACGACCAGAGCCGCCCGCGTACCGTCTCAACGGAGAAGGCGTAGTTTCGGCGAAGATAGAAGACAACTCCCACGGGCTACGTTTGCCAAGGCAGTGTTCAGATCTTCTCGGAACTGAGCAATActggagtggtggtggtggtgaaggcGGCAGCACCAACAGCGGAGGTTGGGCGACACAGCTATCG GATGTAACCTAA
- the LOC103994015 gene encoding pentatricopeptide repeat-containing protein At3g24000, mitochondrial yields the protein MCFQHGNAVGALYLFDRLPERNCSSWNTAISGCIRVRLFAKAVELFGRMRDDGVMPNGFVLASLLTACNRWTNMVTRGFEIHGFALKLGLATDLYVGTSLLHMYGSRGMVFDARRFFRDMPERNVVSWTALMVGFSANGYPEEAMRAYREMRLEGVVCNQNSFATVISSCGLLEDKKVSLQVIGHAVVCGFETEVSVANALITLFGNLGRREDAENLFQRMTERDTITWNSMITLYLHEGACEEPLQLFSDMRHHELVPDATTVSSLISACACLEYLNWGRGIHALSIRNGLSLFVSVNNTLINMYSMSGKHKAAELLFCHMPQRDLISWNTMISAYAQSGLSFDALRLLSYLLRENKETNHVTFATAVAACASPESFLVGKMIHALIILLGLKENLVVGNALITMYSKCKAMREALWVLQALPNYDLVTYNTLIGGHVENEEQREAMQVFNQMRKAGVRANYITIVNILGAFSDPRDLMKYGKPVHAHALSTGLESDEFVKNSLLTMYAKCGDLDSSIYIFDGLESKTAVSWNAMIASKAHHGQGEDAFKLFMEMRHAGNELDQFSLSGGLAASASLASVEEGQQLHALVIKLGFDSNLHVINATMDMYGKCGKMDDVSKIIPVPTKRSQQSWNIIISVYARHGCFDKAEDTFREMLEIGCRPDYVTFVSLLSACNHAGLVDKGFAYYKSMTSEYGISPGTEHCVCMVDLLGRSGRLVEAVQFIEDMTVAPNDLIWRSLLSSSRIHRNLDVGSKAAERLLELDPLDDSAYVLLSNVCATNGKWEEVDRLRRKMESINLKKRPACSWIKVKNQVSAFGIGDRNHPRANQIYAKLDEILQLIKKLGYVADTSFALHDTDEEQKEHNLWNHSEKLALAFGLMDLPQGSTVRVFKNLRVCGDCHLVYKLVSHAVGREIVLRDPYRFHHFGDGECSCSDYW from the coding sequence ATGTGTTTTCAACACGGTAACGCCGTGGGGGCGCTCTATCTGTTCGACCGTTTGCCTGAGAGAAATTGTTCGTCGTGGAATACTGCTATTTCAGGCTGCATCCGTGTCAGATTGTTCGCCAAAGCTGTTGAGTTGTTCGGGCGGATGAGAGACGATGGCGTGATGCCCAATGGGTTTGTGCTCGCCAGCCTTTTGACCGCTTGCAACCGGTGGACGAACATGGTCACTCGAGGTTTCGAGATTCATGGTTTTGCATTGAAACTTGGGTTAGCGACCGATCTATATGTTGGAACTTCTCTGCTGCATATGTATGGCAGTCGTGGAATGGTGTTTGATGCTCGTAGATTTTTCAGGGATATGCCTGAGAGGAATGTCGTGTCATGGACTGCTTTGATGGTGGGCTTTTCAGCTAATGGGTACCCTGAGGAAGCCATGAGGGCTTATCGTGAAATGAGACTGGAAGGCGTGGTATGCAATCAGAACTCTTTTGCGACAGTGATTAGTTCTTGCGGATTGCTCGAGGACAAGAAGGTGAGCCTTCAAGTCATAGGACATGCTGTGGTTTGTGGATTTGAGACTGAAGTTTCAGTGGCAAATGCTCTGATTACGTTATTCGGAAACCTGGGAAGAAGAGAGGATGCTGAAAATTTATTTCAACGGATGACAGAACGAGACACGATAACATGGAATTCTATGATAACGCTGTACTTGCATGAGGGAGCCTGCGAAGAACCTTTGCAGTTGTTTTCTGATATGCGCCACCATGAATTGGTGCCTGATGCCACGACTGTGTCCAGTCTGATCTCAGCTTGTGCTTGTTTGGAATACTTGAATTGGGGAAGAGGTATTCATGCTCTAAGCATCAGAAATGGTCTCAGCCTATTTGTTTCTGTGAATAATACTCTTATCAATATGTACTCGATGTCAGGTAAGCATAAAGCTGCCGAATTATTATTCTGTCACATGCCACAAAGGGACCTAATTTCCTGGAATACAATGATCTCTGCCTATGCTCAGAGTGGGCTATCGTTTGATGCACTGAGGCTTTTAAGCTATTTGCTTCGGGAAAACAAAGAAACAAATCATGTGACATTTGCTACTGCAGTTGCTGCATGCGCAAGTCCTGAATCCTTCTTGGTCGGCAAGATGATTCATGCACTCATAATTCTTCTAGGACTTAAAGAAAATTTGGTGGTCGGTAATGCTTTAATAACCATGTACAGCAAGTGCAAGGCTATGAGAGAAGCTCTGTGGGTTTTGCAGGCATTGCCCAATTATGATTTGGTTACATATAACACACTTATCGGAGGACATGTAGAGAACGAAGAACAAAGGGAGGCAATGCAAGTGTTCAACCAGATGAGAAAAGCTGGGGTTAGGGCAAACTATATCACCATAGTCAATATCCTGGGGGCATTTTCAGATCCTCGTGATCTGATGAAGTACGGAAAGCCGGTTCATGCTCATGCACTGTCAACCGGATTAGAATCTGATGAGTTTGTTAAGAACTCGCTTCTCACGATGTATGCAAAGTGTGGTGATCTTGATTCTagcatatatatatttgatggATTAGAAAGCAAGACTGCGGTTTCGTGGAATGCTATGATTGCGTCCAAAGCTCACCATGGTCAAGGAGAGGATGCTTTTAAGCTCTTCATGGAAATGCGACATGCTGGAAACGAACTTGATCAGTTCAGCCTGTCAGGGGGCCTCGCAGCTAGTGCAAGCTTGGCATCGgtagaggaagggcagcaattacATGCTCTAGTTATCAAACTTGGATTTGACTCAAACCTTCACGTGATCAATGCAACAATGGATATGTATGGAAAATGTGGTAAGATGGATGATGTGTCAAAGATAATTCCTGTGCCAACGAAGCGGTCGCAGCAATCATGGAATATCATCATATCAGTGTATGCTAGACATGGTTGTTTTGATAAAGCTGAGGATACTTTCAGAGAGATGTTAGAAATTGGATGCAGACCTGATTATGTTACCTTTGTTTCCCTCCTATCTGCATGTAATCATGCAGGATTGGTGGACAAGGGTTTTGCTTATTACAAGTCAATGACCTCGGAGTATGGTATCTCCCCGGGTACAGAACATTGTGTCTGTATGGTCGATCTGCTAGGACGTTCAGGAAGACTTGTCGAAGCTGTGCAGTTTATCGAGGACATGACCGTTGCTCCAAATGATCTCATATGGCGCAGCTTGTTATCTTCGAGTAGGATTCACAGAAATCTTGATGTTGGCAGTAAAGCTGCTGAGCGTCTTCTTGAACTGGACCCGTTGGATGATTCGGCTTATGTACTTCTATCGAATGTATGTGCCACCAATGGGAAGTGGGAAGAAGTTGACAGATTGAGAAGGAAGATGGAGTCGATCAATTTGAAAAAAAGACCAGCTTGCAGTTGGATTAAGGTGAAGAATCAGGTTAGTGCATTCGGCATCGGGGACAGGAATCACCCACGAGCAAATCAAATATATGCAAAGTTGGATGAGATTTTGCAACTGATCAAGAAATTGGGTTATGTTGCTGACACTTCCTTTGCACTTCATGACACCGATGAAGAACAGAAGGAACATAACCTCTGGAACCACAGTGAAAAACTTGCCCTGGCTTTTGGGTTGATGGACCTGCCTCAAGGATCTACAGTGAGGGTCTTTAAGAATCTTCGAGTTTGTGGGGATTGTCATTTGGTGTATAAATTGGTCAGCCATGCTGTTGGACGAGAGATTGTGCTGAGGGATCCCTATAGGTTTCACCATTTTGGAGATGGAGAGTGCTCCTGCTCAGATTACTGGTAG
- the LOC103994014 gene encoding ras-related protein RABE1c isoform X1 yields the protein MAAPPARARADHDYLIKLLLIGDSGVGKSCLLLRFSDGSFTTSFITTIGIDFKIRTIELDGKRIKLQIWDTAGQERFRTITTAYYRGAMGILLVYDVTDESSFNNIRNWIRNIEQHASDNVNKILVGNKADMDESKRTVPTAKGQALADEYGVKFFETSAKTNLNVEQVFFSIAGDIKQRLAESNNKPEDRTIKINKPDQAAAEGTAAPRSACCGS from the exons ATGGCCGCTCCACCTGCTAGAGCACGGGCCGATCACGATTACCTCATCAAGCTTCTTCTGATCGGCGACAGCG GTGTTGGGAAGAGTTGCCTCCTTTTGCGTTTCTCTGATGGCTCCTTCACGACAAGTTTCATTACTACTATCGG TATTGATTTTAAGATAAGGACTATTGAGCTGGATGGCAAACGGATTAAATTGCAAATTTGGGATACTGCTGGCCAGGAGCGATTTCGAACTATAACAACTG CTTACTATCGGGGTGCCATGGGTATCTTGCTTGTTTATGACGTCACTGATGAGTCATCTTTTAACA ACATAAGGAATTGGATCCGCAACATTGAACAACATGCTTCTGACAATGTCAACAAGATTCTTGTCGGTAACAAGGCTGACATGGATGAGAGCAAACGG ACTGTGCCGACTGCAAAGGGACAAGCACTTGCTGATGAATATGGAGTCAAGTTTTTCGAAACG AGTGCAAAGACAAATCTAAATGTGGAACAGGTCTTCTTTTCAATAGCTGGAGATATCAAGCAAAGACTTGCGGAAAGCAATAACAAACCTGAG GATCGGACAATCAAGATTAACAAACCAGACCAAGCAGCTGCTGAAGGTACTGCAGCACCGAGATCAGCATGCTGTGGATCCTGA
- the LOC103994014 gene encoding ras-related protein RABE1c isoform X2 codes for MRDVIRILKPIGVGKSCLLLRFSDGSFTTSFITTIGIDFKIRTIELDGKRIKLQIWDTAGQERFRTITTAYYRGAMGILLVYDVTDESSFNNIRNWIRNIEQHASDNVNKILVGNKADMDESKRTVPTAKGQALADEYGVKFFETSAKTNLNVEQVFFSIAGDIKQRLAESNNKPEDRTIKINKPDQAAAEGTAAPRSACCGS; via the exons ATGAGAGATGTGATCAGAATCTTGAAACCCATAG GTGTTGGGAAGAGTTGCCTCCTTTTGCGTTTCTCTGATGGCTCCTTCACGACAAGTTTCATTACTACTATCGG TATTGATTTTAAGATAAGGACTATTGAGCTGGATGGCAAACGGATTAAATTGCAAATTTGGGATACTGCTGGCCAGGAGCGATTTCGAACTATAACAACTG CTTACTATCGGGGTGCCATGGGTATCTTGCTTGTTTATGACGTCACTGATGAGTCATCTTTTAACA ACATAAGGAATTGGATCCGCAACATTGAACAACATGCTTCTGACAATGTCAACAAGATTCTTGTCGGTAACAAGGCTGACATGGATGAGAGCAAACGG ACTGTGCCGACTGCAAAGGGACAAGCACTTGCTGATGAATATGGAGTCAAGTTTTTCGAAACG AGTGCAAAGACAAATCTAAATGTGGAACAGGTCTTCTTTTCAATAGCTGGAGATATCAAGCAAAGACTTGCGGAAAGCAATAACAAACCTGAG GATCGGACAATCAAGATTAACAAACCAGACCAAGCAGCTGCTGAAGGTACTGCAGCACCGAGATCAGCATGCTGTGGATCCTGA
- the LOC103994014 gene encoding ras-related protein RABE1c isoform X3 encodes MGILLVYDVTDESSFNNIRNWIRNIEQHASDNVNKILVGNKADMDESKRTVPTAKGQALADEYGVKFFETSAKTNLNVEQVFFSIAGDIKQRLAESNNKPEDRTIKINKPDQAAAEGTAAPRSACCGS; translated from the exons ATGGGTATCTTGCTTGTTTATGACGTCACTGATGAGTCATCTTTTAACA ACATAAGGAATTGGATCCGCAACATTGAACAACATGCTTCTGACAATGTCAACAAGATTCTTGTCGGTAACAAGGCTGACATGGATGAGAGCAAACGG ACTGTGCCGACTGCAAAGGGACAAGCACTTGCTGATGAATATGGAGTCAAGTTTTTCGAAACG AGTGCAAAGACAAATCTAAATGTGGAACAGGTCTTCTTTTCAATAGCTGGAGATATCAAGCAAAGACTTGCGGAAAGCAATAACAAACCTGAG GATCGGACAATCAAGATTAACAAACCAGACCAAGCAGCTGCTGAAGGTACTGCAGCACCGAGATCAGCATGCTGTGGATCCTGA